The proteins below come from a single Lineus longissimus chromosome 5, tnLinLong1.2, whole genome shotgun sequence genomic window:
- the LOC135488286 gene encoding guanine nucleotide-binding protein subunit beta-like protein 1 produces MTALPPPDPAFILRGTSSQVTAVCAYDPFIITGTQGGKVQIWDLKSRRIIHQTFDGGEGQSILSIRTIRDQIITHCRDGALKMWTFEDKKLVSKGTIHCHSGTFLPMEIGIYNEESVMMIPGPETSEVDIIYLNKKEIASRLLVKNSGEKGYGLCMCGKFVYQNSVIVIGYENGCIALWDISKPSARELDKLSCHSETVTALDYSEKVNRGISGSADDKIAIWNLTKDNKLTAFRTLSITNPGVNAIKIRQDSKIFATGGWDHNIRIFGMKKLQQLAVLSFHRESISKLDFGNDFLLFASSLDQTVSAWSIYR; encoded by the exons ATGACTGCCCTACCTCCTCCTGACCCTGCCTTCATACTTCGTGGCACCAGCAGCCAAGTCACAGCTGTCTGCGCTTATGATCCCTTCATCATCACTGGGACGCAAGGCGGGAAAGTGCAG ATTTGGGACTTGAAATCAAGGCGAATAATCCATCAAACTTTTGACGGTGGTGAGGGACAGAGTATTCTTTCCATTAGAACCATAAGAGATCAGATAATCACTCACTGCCGAGATGGAGCGCTCAAAATGTGGACATTTGAGGACAAGAAACTGGTTTCAAAAG GTACGATCCACTGCCACTCGGGAACCTTCTTACCAATGGAAATAGGCATTTACAATGAGGAATCAGTCATGATGATTCCTGGGCCAGAAACTTCCGAGGTCGATATAATTTACCTGAACAAAAAGGAAATTGCTTCAAGACTATTGGTAAAAAATTCAGGAGAGAAAGGATATGGATTATGTATGTGTGGAAAATTCGTATATCAGAATTCAGTCATTGTGATTGGATACGAAAATGGTTGCATTGCATTGTGGGACATTTCAAAGCCGTCGGCAAGAGAGCTTGACAAACTTTCCTGCCATTCAGAAACTGTGACAGCGCTTGATTATTCTGAAAAAGTCAACCGAGGCATCTCGGGTTCTGCTGATGATAAAATAGCGATTTGGAATTTAACCAAGGATAATAAATTGACCGCATTTAGGACGTTGTCTATCACCAATCCCGGAGTTAATGCAATCAAAATAAGACAAGATTCCAAAATATTTGCTACAGGTGGTTGGGATCACAATATCCGGATATTTGGGATGAAAAAATTACAACAATTGGCTGTTCTCAGTTTTCATCGTGAAAGTATTTCTAAATTGGACTTTGGTAATGATTTTCTCCTATTTGCTTCATCTCTTGACCAAACTGTCAGTGCCTGGAGTATTTATAGATAA